Proteins encoded together in one Camelina sativa cultivar DH55 chromosome 9, Cs, whole genome shotgun sequence window:
- the LOC104714135 gene encoding gamma-glutamyl hydrolase 1, whose protein sequence is MWSCIYLSMLLLACKDISVAAKAADSSDSIFLPSQTGSRSSVCSAQDPNLNYRPIIGILSHPGDGASGRLTNDTSSTYIAASYVKFAEAGGARVIPLIYNEPEELLFQKLELVNGVIFTGGWAKKYEYFDTVKKIFKKALERNDAGEHFPVYGICLGFELMSIIISQNRDILERFDAEDNASSLQFVDNVNLEGTLFQRFPPPLLKKLSTDCLVMQKHKYGITPANFQGNPALSSFFEILTTCIDENSKTYVSTVKAKRYPITGFQWHPEKNAFEWGSSAIPHSEDAIQVTQHAANYLVSEARKSLNRAPPKKVLSNLIYNYKPTYCGYAGRGYDEVYIFTQPRSRF, encoded by the exons ATGTGGAGTTGCATCTATTTGTCGATGCTACTCTTAGCTTGCAAAGATATCAGTGTGGCGGCGAAAGCTGCTGATTCGTCTGATTCGATTTTTCTCCCTAGTCAAACCGGTTCTCGGAGTTCCGTTTGCTCCGCGCAGGATCCGAACCTTAACTACAGACCGATCATCGGTATCCTGAGCCACCCTGGCGACGGCGCGTCCGGTAGGTTGACCAATGATACGAGCTCGACGTACATCGCCGCTTCGTATGTGAAATTCGCTGAGGCAGGTGGAGCTCGTGTTATCCCATTAATCTACAACGAGCCTGAAGAATTGCTCTTTCAG AAGCTAGAACTAGTCAATGGTGTGATATTCACTGGTGGTTGGgctaaaaaatatgaatatttcgATACCgtcaaaaaaatcttcaaa AAAGCTTTGGAGAGAAACGATGCTGGAGAGCATTTTCCTGTTTATGGGATTTGCCTAGGATTCGAGCTTATGTCAATCATCATAAGTCAG AACAGAGACATTCTTGAAAGATTTGATGCAGAAGATAATGCATCTAGTCTCCAATTTGTTGACAACGTTAATCTTGAAGGAACTTTATTCCAAAG ATTCCCTCCACCGTTGTTGAAAAAACTCAGCACAGATTGTTTGGTTATGCAGAAACACAAG TATGGTATCACACCAGCAAACTTTCAAGGCAATCCTGCTTTGTCtagtttttttgaaatcctcaCAACCTGCATTGATGAAAACAGCAAG ACTTATGTTTCAACTGTTAAAGCAAAGAGATACCCAATAACTGGTTTCCAGTGGCATCCTGAG AAAAATGCATTTGAATGGGGATCATCCGCAATTCCTCACTCTGAGGATGCAATCCAGGTGACACAGCATGCTGCAAATTATTTAGTCAG TGAAGCTAGGAAGTCACTGAACAGAGCACCACCTAAGAAAGTGCTGAGCAATCTCATATACAACTATAAGCCTACATACTGTGGATACGCAGG GAGAGGCTACGACGAGGTTTACATTTTCACACAACCAAGATCCCGTTTCTAA
- the LOC104714136 gene encoding N-acylphosphatidylethanolamine synthase-like isoform X1, with translation MGRIMEWAARSDHLGGLPRKTVIMAVSAFARAVANLCNKSSVHNAETLMNLVRSRPPGVPLITVSNHMSTLDDPVMWGAFKGLLSLDPELARWVLAAEDICFRNPIFSYIFRTGKCIPITRDGGIYQEHMNESLQRLKDGSWLHTFPEGKVFQEDVPIRRLKWGTASLIARCPVTPIVLPIIHRGFEEMMPENYLNGRRPLVPLCNKNLKVVVGEPIEFNVPMMVETAVLDSRHVTAPLQESKWPILTSAGQELDETAQRCLYVALSEKIQSSLETLRLLSKRL, from the exons ATGGGGAGGATAATGGAATGGGCTGCAAGATCTGATCATTTGGGAGGACTTCCAAGGAAAACTGTGATAATGGCTGTTAGTGCGTTTGCAAGAGCAGTAGCAAATCTTTGCAACAAAAGCTCAGTTCACAATGCTGAGACTCTTATGAATCTTGTCCGGTCAAGACCACCTGGTGTTCCTCTCATCACTGTTAGTAATCACATGTCGAC TTTGGATGATCCAGTAATGTGGGGTGCGTTCAAGGGTCTCCTTTCCCTTGATCCAGAATTGGCTCGCTGGGTTCTTGCTGCAGAGGACATATGTTTCAGGAACCCTATCTTCTCCTACATTTTCCGCACTG GAAAATGTATACCTATAACTAGAGATGGTGGAATCTACCAAGAACACATGAATGAATCTCTCCAGCGATTAAAAGATGGATCTTGG CTGCATACCTTCCCAGAGGGAAAGGTGTTTCAAGAAGATGTTCCTATTAGACGACTAAAATGGGGAACTGCAAGCCTCATCGCCCGCTGTCCAGTTACCCCAATCGTCTTGCCAATAATTCACCGTGGTTTTGAGGAG ATGATGCCGGAGAACTACTTGAATGGTAGAAGACCGCTGGTACCGCTGTGCAACAAAAACCTTAAAGTTGTGGTTGGCGAACCAATTGAGTTTAATGTTCCCATGATGGTTGAGACTGCTGTCTTGGACTCCCGCCATGTAACTGCTCCTCTTCAAGAATCAAAATGGCCTATCCTCACTTCTGCTGGCCAGGAGCTAGACGAAACTGCTCAGAGATGCCTCTACGTAGCTCTTTCCGAGAAGATTCAATCCTCCTTGGAAACCTTGAGGCTCTTATCTAAGCGGTTGTGA
- the LOC104714134 gene encoding gamma-glutamyl hydrolase 2, protein MWSYVWLVLVVVLSMFNDITVMAKATESPAAIFLPSQTGLDDSRRSPPVVCSAPDPNLNYRPVIGILSHPGDGASGRLNNATNASYITSSYVKFAEAGGARVIPLIYNEPEELLFQKLELVNGVILTGGWAKEGLYFEIVKKIFHKVLERNDAGEHFPLYAICLGFELLTMIISQNRDIFKKVDARNCASSLQFIENVNIEGTVFQRFPPDLFNKLSTDCLVMQNHQFGISPDSFEGTVALSNFFNIVTTCSDTHNKIYVSTVKSKQYPVTGFQWHPEKNAFEWGLSTIPHSEDAIQVTQHVANYLVSEARKSQNRPSSEKVLSNLIYNYTPTYCGYEGRGYDEVYIFTQERSLF, encoded by the exons ATGTGGAGCTACGTCTGGTTAGTACTGGTGGTGGTACTATCCATGTTCAATGATATCACCGTAATGGCCAAAGCGACCGAGTCGCCTGCGGCGATTTTCCTCCCTAGTCAAACCGGACTCGACGATTCGCGTCGGAGTCCTCCTGTGGTATGCTCCGCGCCGGATCCGAACCTCAACTACAGGCCGGTTATCGGGATTCTGAGCCATCCTGGCGACGGCGCGTCGGGTCGATTGAACAATGCTACGAACGCGTCGTACATTACGTCGTCGTATGTGAAATTTGCTGAAGCTGGTGGAGCACGCGTTATCCCCCTCATATATAACGAGCCCGAGGAGCTTCTCTTCCAG AAGCTAGAGTTGGTCAACGGTGTGATACTCACTGGTGGTTGGGCTAAAGAAGGATTGTATTTTGAAATCGTCAAGAAAATCTTCCAT AAAGTTTTGGAAAGAAATGATGCTGGTGAGCATTTTCCATTATATGCTATTTGCCTCGGCTTTGAGCTCTTGACAATGATCATTAGTCAG AACAGAGACATCTTTAAAAAAGTTGATGCAAGAAATTGTGCATCAAGTCTTCAGTTcattgaaaatgttaatatcgAAGGAACCGTATTCCAAAG ATTTCCTCCAGATTTGTTTAACAAGCTTAGTACCGACTGTTTGGTTATGCAGAACCATCAG TTTGGTATATCACCAGACAGCTTTGAAGGCACTGTTGCTCTGTCTAATTTCTTTAACATCGTCACAACATGCAGTGATACCCACAACAAG aTATATGTTTCAACagttaaatcaaaacaatatcCAGTGACGGGATTCCAGTGGCATCCGGAG AAAAATGCATTCGAGTGGGGGTTATCCACCATTCCACACTCTGAGGACGCGATCCAGGTGACTCAGCACGTTGCAAATTATTTAGTCag TGAAGCAAGGAAGTCACAGAACAGACCATCTTCTGAGAAAGTGCTGAGCAATCTCATTTATAACTACACCCCTACTTACTGTGGATATGAAGG GAGAGGTTACGACGAGGTTTACATTTTCACACAAGAACGATCTCTTTTCTGA
- the LOC104714136 gene encoding N-acylphosphatidylethanolamine synthase-like isoform X2, translated as MWGAFKGLLSLDPELARWVLAAEDICFRNPIFSYIFRTGKCIPITRDGGIYQEHMNESLQRLKDGSWLHTFPEGKVFQEDVPIRRLKWGTASLIARCPVTPIVLPIIHRGFEEMMPENYLNGRRPLVPLCNKNLKVVVGEPIEFNVPMMVETAVLDSRHVTAPLQESKWPILTSAGQELDETAQRCLYVALSEKIQSSLETLRLLSKRL; from the exons ATGTGGGGTGCGTTCAAGGGTCTCCTTTCCCTTGATCCAGAATTGGCTCGCTGGGTTCTTGCTGCAGAGGACATATGTTTCAGGAACCCTATCTTCTCCTACATTTTCCGCACTG GAAAATGTATACCTATAACTAGAGATGGTGGAATCTACCAAGAACACATGAATGAATCTCTCCAGCGATTAAAAGATGGATCTTGG CTGCATACCTTCCCAGAGGGAAAGGTGTTTCAAGAAGATGTTCCTATTAGACGACTAAAATGGGGAACTGCAAGCCTCATCGCCCGCTGTCCAGTTACCCCAATCGTCTTGCCAATAATTCACCGTGGTTTTGAGGAG ATGATGCCGGAGAACTACTTGAATGGTAGAAGACCGCTGGTACCGCTGTGCAACAAAAACCTTAAAGTTGTGGTTGGCGAACCAATTGAGTTTAATGTTCCCATGATGGTTGAGACTGCTGTCTTGGACTCCCGCCATGTAACTGCTCCTCTTCAAGAATCAAAATGGCCTATCCTCACTTCTGCTGGCCAGGAGCTAGACGAAACTGCTCAGAGATGCCTCTACGTAGCTCTTTCCGAGAAGATTCAATCCTCCTTGGAAACCTTGAGGCTCTTATCTAAGCGGTTGTGA
- the LOC104715970 gene encoding uncharacterized protein LOC104715970, with protein sequence MRYPAMEKLALAVVMSARKLRPYFQSHTIVVMTSQPIRTILHSPSQSGRLAKWAIELSEYDIEYRPRTCAKAQVLSDFVIELATTNENTGNASERWSLYADGASSRQGCGIGIRLIFPTNEIMEQSFRLGFVASNNEAEYEALIAGLRLALGVGVKELAAFSDSQLVTGQFHGSYDTNCERMGAYLQVVRSMAEQFSTFELTKISRGENSAADALAALASTSDPSVKRIIPVEGIDQPSISIPVKAQSINQVQAGSGPHSGEPEQVPDRDDELLDDLISEDEQEAEPEMDWRVPIRDYITSGTAPKDRWQARKLKAQSARFCIIGEELYKRCISGPYLRCVHGDETLSIMRDAHEGPCGNHSGGRSLALRIKRQGYFWPTMLADCDEHARKCDPCQQHAPLINQPVELMSSVSAPYPFMRWSMDAIGPLEQSGKRRVTNLLVVTYYFTKWIEAESYQSITGEHVKDFLWKNVVCRHEISYEIVTDNGTNLVSAVVQKFCDTWGIRLTPSTPRYPQGNGQAEAANKLILHSLKRRLSAAKSGWDAQLPGVLWATRTTPRGSTGETAFSLAYGIEAVIPAEVTIGSIRRAVSPENEEENSEALRDHLDVIDEKREQAYVRVQNYQNAIARFYNSKIRPRRFAVGDRVLRRMFDHRKEKNAGKMGTKWEGPFRITEVVRNGVYRLVDESNGKAELRPWNVMNLKKYF encoded by the coding sequence ATGCGATACCCCGCTATGGAAAAGCTGGCACTAGCAGTCGTGATGTCGGCTCGCAAACTGCGCCCTTATTTCCAGTCGCACACGATCGTAGTGATGACGTCCCAACCCATTCGGACCATCCTTCACAGTCCTAGCCAGTCCGGCAGGTTAGCCAAATGGGCCATAGAACTCAGCGAATACGATATCGAATACCGGCCACGCACCTGCGCCAAGGCGCAAGTCCTCTCCGATTTCGTCATCGAACTCGCCACGACCAACGAAAATACCGGGAACGCCTCCGAGAGATGGTCGCTATACGCGGACGGAGCATCGTCCAGACAGGGGTGCGGAATCGGAATCCGACTCATATTCCCGACCAACGAAATAATGGAACAGTCCTTCCGACTTGGGTTCGTAGCCTCGAACAACGAGGCTGAGTACGAGGCCCTAATAGCCGGACTCCGGCTGGCATTAGGTGTGGGTGTCAAAGAGCTCGCTGCATTCAGCGACTCGCAGCTCGTAACCGGTCAGTTCCATGGGAGCTACGACACGAATTGTGAGCGGATGGGCGCTTATCTCCAAGTCGTTCGATCAATGGCCGAGCAGTTCTCAACGTTCGAACTCACCAAAATTTCCCGGGGAGAGAATTCAGCCGCCGACGCCCTCGCCGCGCTGGCTTCCACCTCCGACCCTTCGGTCAAACGAATCATACCCGTCGAGGGAATAGATCAACCAAGTATCTCTATCCCAGTTAAGGCTCAGAGCATTAACCAGGTCCAGGCCGGATCCGGTCCCCACTCGGGAGAACCTGAACAAGTACCTGATCGGGACGACGAGCTCTTGGACGATCTTATCTCCGAAGACGAGCAAGAAGCGGAACCCGAAATGGACTGGCGAGTCCCAATTCGTGATTATATCACAAGTGGGACCGCACCAAAGGATCGATGGCAAGCGCGTAAGCTCAAAGCTCAGAGCGCGCGGTTCTGTATCATCGGCGAGGAGTTATACAAGCGGTGTATCTCCGGACCATACCTCAGGTGCGTGCACGGGGACGAAACCCTTAGCATCATGAGGGACGCCCACGAGGGTCCCTGCGGAAACCACTCCGGAGGACGATCACTGGCCCTCAGAATCAAACGGCAAGGATACTTTTGGCCAACCATGCTCGCGGACTGCGACGAGCATGCTAGAAAGTGTGATCCCTGCCAACAACACGCACCTCTGATCAATCAGCCCGTTGAGCTAATGAGCTCGGTCTCCGCTCCTTACCCCTTCATGCGGTGGTCGATGGATGCCATCGGACCCCTCGAACAGTCGGGAAAACGACGCGTTACTAACCTACTGGTTGTGACCTATTACTTTACTAAATGGATCGAGGCCGAATCCTACCAGTCCATCACGGGTGAACACGTAAAGGATTTTCTCTGGAAAAACGTGGTGTGTCGACACGAAATTTCCTACGAGATCGTAACTGATAACGGGACGAACTTGGTGTCCGCTGTGGTTCAAAAGTTTTGCGACACATGGGGTATACGACTAACCCCGTCTACCCCCCGGTACCCCCAAGGAAACGGGCAGGCCGAAGCAGCCAACAAATTGATCCTGCACAGCCTCAAGCGCCGTCTGAGCGCCGCGAAGTCAGGCTGGGACGCTCAGCTCCCCGGAGTATTGTGGGCCACCCGAACTACGCCGCGTGGCAGCACGGGCGAGACCGCGTTCTCCTTAGCCTACGGAATTGAGGCCGTAATACCGGCAGAAGTTACCATAGGCAGTATTCGCCGAGCTGTTTCCCCCGAGAATGAGGAGGAAAATAGCGAAGCGCTGCGCGATCACCTCGACGTCATCGACGAGAAGAGAGAACAAGCCTACGTGCGAGTTCAAAATTACCAGAATGCCATCGCTCGCTTCTATAACTCGAAGATCCGACCTCGGCGTTTCGCCGTCGGGGACCGAGTACTCCGTCGAATGTTCGatcacagaaaagaaaagaacgcCGGCAAAATGGGAACCAAATGGGAAGGACCTTTCCGTATCACCGAGGTCGTTCGCAATGGCGTATATCGCCTCGTAGACGAGAGCAACGGTAAAGCCGAGCTCCGGCCTTGGAACGTCATGAACCTCAAAAAATACTTCTAA